In Cheilinus undulatus linkage group 3, ASM1832078v1, whole genome shotgun sequence, the genomic window TCACTCAAGGGCCATGTGCCATTCTGACAGAGCACCTCACTCTTGGCTCCTctctcctttttgttttttttgtttttttttatcgaCACTTGTTTTTCAGAGAATTAGTTTTAGGCCAGGGAAGGATGCAAGGTTTAAGAACAGAAACTGGCTCAACCTTTCTCCTGTATGTAGCTCAAAGAAGAGAAGGAGTCAACTGATACTGTATTTTTTCATGGATTTTATGAACTTATTGTAAAAGGCCTTAATGAGTGTTGCTAAATCAGCAAATGACGTTTGATCCCTACCTACCATTTGGTTCAGGCTTGCACCAGTGTTAAGCTTCAGATTTTATAACATTGCCAGATTATATTTCAGGTTAATGCTATGCAGATGTGTTTGTTAACAAGTGAAGTGCAAGTACTGCTAGGACCTTTTTTGGTTTGTGTGGATTTCTGTTTGTCTTAGAGAGACATCAGGTGACAACATGGAGCGTTTGTATGAGTTTGTGTTGTCAGTGGCACCTTGTAGGGAATTCATGTTTCAGACCGTCTGGTCCAGGTCAGACTGTCTCTCTGAAATGATCACTTAGTGATACTTAAGAAGGGACTAATCTGGTTTGAATCAACCTCCAGCGTGTGTCTTCACACTTTGCCTGAGGCGTGATAGAAAGTACAAATTACTATAGAGCTGCTCCCTCGCCTCAGAGCAGAATCTGAAATAACACCAGCAAGCATCCAAACAGCGTATGATGGTTGGTTTCTCTTTAATGTTTTGCTAACCTAATGGGGCACTGTCCATCTCACATGGGATCATGGGACATgattatgtttgttttgtgagTCTGGTCCTCTTCACTTTGTAAAATCACATCCTAATTACCTGTCACATCACACCCACAAATTTCtcactgtaaaaatgttcattgaattgttgtgattttttttttctttcatcccCCTCAACACTTTTTGTAGTTGAATCACAGATGTGtctatcatttttttccttgtcaTTGAGTCTGTTTAGCTCCACCTGCCGTACTTTTGTCTGCTAAGCtttggattaaaaaacattgaaatcaaAGACAAGTGCTTCTTCATCTCTTTTCCAAATACTTAATAACTTTGTCAGTCAATGGAAAATAGGAAAACAACAGATTACACTCTGtacaacattttaattttaaaaattagaaaagttTAGTAGAAAATAAATTCAGTGCCCTTTTCTACAATAAAATTCAAGAGATTCAAGAAATTCTTATTTTAGAAATTGTTCCCTTTTAATCACTTGGTAAAGTTGTTTCATAGGCAAAGCAGTCTGATAATGTTATGCAAATGATTCAGTAGTGTTGGGTATCCAATTCAAGCTTGGCTGATTAATGTCTGAATTGAGAAAATGGTGTTTGTGGAATGATCATTAGATTGACTTGTCTTGCTATTAAGACCTGTAACCAGAGGTAACCTTTTAGAATTAACTAGTTGTATCAAGAGCACCTTGTTTAGaatggaaacataaaaaagatgtctctatttatttaaacttgTCCACTACCTTACTGTTAGAGCATATTCTGTCAAACATTTATGACTCAGGttgtcaggatttgtggctctgacAGTGTCAGAGACTTAACTCatgacaaacaaacagacaagcACAAGTGACTCCTGGAATATACGCATTTGCGTAGCAAAACAGCAGTGTCGTTGAGTCAACACGGACATTTGCCAACACTGGGGTGTTCAGAGCAGCTTCCCCACCAAAGCACAAGGTCATTTCTGTTCAGGTGAGAAGCTGCTGAAGGCACTCAACTTCCAGCTCTGAGTATGTCAAAACCTACAGTCATCTCTCTTATCCCCAAGTGTCTTTCAGGTAAGTCAGAAAGGGGGACAAAAGGGGGCCTTAGGGGAGTTTTTCGTCTTAGTACTCATATAGAGGTTCTCCCCCTTTAGCCCGCCTACAGCAAACCTCAGGACACCCACCCAGTATGCACTTTAGAGAGAAGGGTAGCTCCTCAGCATTTTGTGTTTGAGAGATGGTaaattaaaggttaaaggttgaTTATGTAGCtctaacagaaacaaaatttaGCATCAACATAAGCTGTCCAATGAGGTATTTACAAAGTCACAGACGTCATGAATGCTCTTATCTGTTTTGGAAACCAAAACGTGAGCTGAAACGTGCCTCTGTTTGCCTTTTACAGCTGGAGGGGGGGTGAAGGTCGGAAGCTGTGTAACAGAGGAGATGACACGGCTCAGTTCTTTGAAGTGGTGTGCCAACCTGATTCTGTCTCCTGTACTCACATCCTCTGACTAGATGAATAGATTTACCTGCCGCAGACAGACATGATAGCAATAGTGAGAGGCTAAACATCaccacagcaaaaaaaatgatcaaatggAAAGAATTTTTCATGTGTGCAGCACAAGTTTCTTATGCTTAACATGCTGGAAATCTGATCGTCTTTACCGTCAGGTGAAGCTCTGGGTACATGTCATGGTGGCTGTggttgctttgatttttttcctataATCTTTTCTttaatgatattaaaaaaaacacacatgcttATATTCTTGGAACAATGTCCGCATTGTCTTAAAGTAAAGTTGAggtatataaataaagttaaataaagttcttgtatatTCATCTATGTGCATACATACAGTGCTTTAGTGTTAAACAGTTAAAGCTCTGACAGGTAGGGCTCTTGGGGTTTAAATAAGGCCACTTTGCTGTTAAATGCCCTTCAGAACTACCCTGGTTAATGGGgctgcttttttaaataataataaccatCAAAATCACACCAGCTGGCCACCAGTTTTAGTGCAAACCAGTTatgataatagaaaaaaaaagtttgaataaaaaagcATAAGGCAAGTTCAAACTAGCCCCTAAAAGTACTTTTTTAACGGATAATCTCACTGTGGTAGCTTGTTTGAGTCCAAACATATAGGAACTGTTATTTCACAACTTTGGGCCAAGTAGGGCTAATTTTTCAAAGTGTTGCTTTATgtgatgaaacatttttatcttcatATTAAAGAAGTATTCACAGTACAGTAATTATAAAGTAATTATCCTTATTTTGTGGGTGTTGACATCAGTTTATTTACTGTGACTTGCCAGGTCATAACTGTAACTGAACTAACAATGAACTGAGACATCATGATTAAAGCAAAATAACAGACGAATACCAACATAAAATATGGTGCATAGTGCGTTGATAATTCACACGACAGAGACTGTGTGATGCTTTACACTGTCATGTCACGTCGGGCTCGCCCAAAGATTTGACTGGACCCTTGAAAAACCCAGGGATCGGGCCCACCCAGTTGgtattttaacttcttttaacaggtttttcagcccattttttgccacttttcatcaagaGTGCTCACTCTGTACCCCATTTACCTCTTTTTACCCGCTTTTAACCGCTTTTTTTCCTgccgtttttgccattttctatacatgtttttgcctctgtaaaccttttttccccactttctaCATATTCTTTtgccttttaacccatttttgtcccttttgagTCCTATTTCTTCACCCTTGCTGCCCATATTGCCACATTAAgcaatttagccactttttgaaccttttcctccactttttctgcccattttgcctcttaacccatgtttgccactattaaccccttttcaacactttataCAAATTTTACTGATTTAACCAATCACACTCcttgtgttcatttttgccaactgtaatcccttttcaacaccttttctaCCTTGTTTTACAAtgcttaaaggtgcagtgtgtaatatttagcctagtagcatttagtgaaacaaacttggttaaacGAAACATAATGTCTATAGGTAGGTCTATTATTATTAGTGTTTATCCACctgatgagtgtttttttttatattaactcagaataagccatCTATTCATACACGGGGAGAGTCCCCTCCACAGACGCCGCCATCTcgaatttttgcattttgcatgtttctatgaCACCACAGAAGCAACCGAATAATAGATACCcttttttttattccactgGTTGCTACAGTTTTCAACAGAGAAATAAGTGTCACATTctagaattgactgttagatgttgaatTTCCCAGTGTTACACTCTGCACCTCtaagccattttttttattttaacctatttctttccttttgtttacccatttttgccagttaaaacacaatttttgtcactttttacccaatttaattttttaagaaaaagaggTTTACGTTATGATGAAAGTTAAATACTACtgcataaacaaataaatgatttttggttttttttttgctttgataaaagtgtttgttattcaggtaaaaaagaagaatatcacggttatcacagcttaaatttacaatggatttggcttggccccagaaagctctcccctttatacTCTGATCCGAACTGATAGTCAAGTGATTATGACAGTGCTCCCCCTGTACAGGAACTAGTGCTCTGGCTCAGTTGTTGCCTGTTCCTCCAATTCTGCATATTAGTCCCCACGCTTTCCTtccttatgtcatgactctacCCACTGTTTATAAAAGGTATAAAAATCCAGAAATcaacataaaagataaaagtcaTCAGTGTCTGTGTACAATTTTAGAAGCtctattttggaaaaaaataatcttgtCACTGACTCACAACGTGTGCATGAAAAAATCTCGCACTTCATGATTCAGTATTATGTATCAGATTGGATATTTTGGGCAGctgttgcaatttttttatttcccttcCTTGTCATGTCTTGTAATGACTCATATGACACATATGTTGAACATTCCTACCTTGCACGTGCCACAAGAAAACAGAACGAGGGAAGGATTTCTCAGTTCACCACATCCTCAATATGAATATTGCCagatacatttgcaaaaatgtttttttcatgatgaCACATTTAATGTGGAAAGCCAGCACTGTACTGAGAGATGCTATGAGAACTGTAGAGTGGCTAACACTTCAGACTGTGGTTTTCTGGCAGTTTTTATGTATACGGGAGAGTTTAACACTATCATAAAACCCTACAGGAAAGACAGTTAAAATGCCCTGCACTGTTCATGTATTTTTGCAATGTCGCATTGCTATCTTTCTATGATAGCTCActtttctctctgctgttaTCTGTGGCCTTTTACATTaactacaaatatttttggctACCTTTAAAGATACTGGACAACATTTTAGTACGAATGAAgatctgctcttcttttttccacatctttTAGTGTTTGATGATAAGAAGTAAAACTGTATTAAGCCTCTTCTAGTTTTTGGCATGCCGACCATGATTGGTGGAATGTGGAGTCTCAAGGTGGGTTGGACAATCTACCACCATATACCTCAATACCCTGGACTATGTTATTAAGAATAATCTGAGGGATCTTAACTATTGAGCAGAAAATGATGTGCTTTGCAGATCAATGAGTAACATATGAACAGTTATTATTTCTGACTAATAATTGCAACTACTCTAGTGATTCGACTTCTTCCTTCTAAGCCCACATGGTACACACTGATAAACATAGTCTATGGTTTCTTCTCACTGCTTAAGCATTCATCTCTAAACAGATGCATCCAGTCATTGCATGCCAGACACAATCTGAAGCAGCATGCTGACAGTATAGCCATACAAAACGTaaactcttgttttaaaagactgaaatctgtacatttttcttaaataaaggaaaatttaCACTATTGATCATCATGATTCCCCCTTAAGGACATGACATGTAACATAGCTGAAGACACAATGGTCATGCCTTGTTGGCTAACAGTTGTGAATGATATGTTTTGAAAAACGGCAGTGTCATTGCTGTAATGTTATCCTTCAGATCATCCCACAGACTCACCAACTGGCTTCTGAAATATGTTAGAGTAGTTTCGGTGTGGTGGCCTGAGTCAAGTCAGGAGCATGTAGGTGTCAGATCATACATTCACCTAGATGGATTAAACATGATACCAagcatgtgtttttgtttcttttcaatgttttaatcatagttttaaTTGCAATAGATGATTAAACTTCTGAAAGAATTTTAGGCACCCCATCTGACTTCTTAGCTTTGAAGAATATGACCAAACTGCTTTTCAAAGATAGATAGTGTTTGTTGCTTCTCTATTTTGTTCTGTGTGTTAGTTCTGTTTTGTGCTGTGTGTTTAAGTGAGACTGCTTCTGCATGCTTGTGCAAGTGTGTGAACATGGCATGAGGGTGAAGCTGGCTAGTTACAATTACGGTAAGTTAAGATACAGCAGGGCTGCTGGTAAGTGATCTCTATATGGGTCACATTTGAGGTTAGTGCATCTGCCTTTTGACTGAACACCAGAGCGGTTCCTCACATAGACTGCAGTGCTGCAGGATGTTATGCATGTTTCTCTACCACTTGCACATTCCTGAATAATGGTACTGGAGGCACATGAAATTTGCCAGGCTTATAAAATCAACAGAGACATCAATTAAACAACAAgtcatttatttcaaaaaataaaaaaacagtataaattaaaacacatataatacataaaataaatattttcttcataaGCAGTTTAAGTCAAAGGACTTGTGTAGGACTCTACAGGGTCATAATACAAAAACTTGTCCTCAGGACAAAAAGGTCAACTGTACTGTCAGATCAACAGAACCAAGCTCAGCGAgctgaaaacagaaatcaacACTTTAACCAATGAAAGTAACGGAGTGGCTGCATAGGAGAGTGTCATTTGGTTgctattttctcttttctttagaGGAACAAGTTCACATTTTGATCAGGGTCATCAACTTCTGGCAGAGGCTTCCTTGTTTCTGTGTCGTTTAGAAGCCAGATACACTTCAATGTAGTTAAACAGCACGTCCAGCTCGCCCATGGCCTTATACAGACCTTTGCTTTCCATctgtaaatacaaacaaatgGTTCACATTACTCACAGgcaaagtaaaaacacaaaatactgATCTAAAATACACTTATTTCCCCATCAAAGATGACATCGGGCTCTTACCTGAGTGTAAGTAGAGTTTAGAGTTTTTATGTCAAACTGTGTCTTGCAAGAGAAGTAGTGTCTCTGTAAGATGAAGCAAAGAAAGAtattaaaactgtgtttttgatTCAACAGCATCATTTGATAAATTTTCCTTCCCTTGAGGACAAATCCTTCAAAAACTAAGGATTCGTACGTAGCAGGTTGTATATTAAGACACTTGGAAATAGCATTGTACCTTTCTTTGTCAATAAATGGATAATTCACAGTTATGCACTCTTATTATCTCTCCTATAGCCATCATATAACTCTAATTACTCTAATTATACAGCTTGGTTCATATATTTAAATGCTGTTACTGTCAATATCTCAGATCTATATTTAAAACCATCCGTTTATAGTGTTCATTTTTACATATAGACATAAATATACTAAATATATTGTTGAAAAGGTGTTTTAATAGGCAATTATGATTTTTTGTTAGGCTTCTGCTCTTTGATTTTTGTAATAGTACTGCTGTAAGTGCCTTGAATTGCCCCCTGGGAACAAATAAAGTTATCTGATTTGAATTGATTTTGCCTCGTGATAAATCTAAGGTCGTTTCTATTTTCAGTTTCTTTCTAACTGCTGCACACTATAATAACAGGTTTGCTCTGTTGTTACAAAATAATTAGGACAGTTGCACAGCTCGAGCTGCTGCCGGACTATATCACTGCGCAATCAGCGCGCATTGACATTTTAACACTTCATGGGAGTAACGCGTGTTATGGCTACTTACACATTGGGTGACATCACTCTTCAGCGCGTCGAAAATCTGTTGTATGGACTCCACATGCGGCATCAAGTCCCTGATCTCGTCCGTTACTCCTGCCAGTGCCGTGGGCAGAACCGTGCTAAGATAGAAGTCCAGGATGCTGTCCATGGCGTGACAAGCGAAGTCGGtctgaaagagaaagaggaaccCGTCAGGTTATGTGTTCCCTTCAACCATAATTGTGGCGTGGTCGTTGTGCGCGCAAGGCTCGTCTGATTCAAGTCGAGTCTAAAGCAACTTACTTTGAAAGAGTTTTCCACGCTCTGGTCCAGCAGCGCTGTGTCTAAGTCATCGTTTGCTTCctgcaacagaaaaaaacactttcgtAAGTTgtaaggcagaaaaaaaaagttacgtTTAGCAGCATACAGGCGCTGGTAGTGTGAGCAAAAATGCTGCACTTTCTGTGAAGATACTTGCAGAGGCAAATGTTTTTTACTTACATAGAAGTCCCGGATCTGTGAGTAGTCTTGTCTGAGCCTCCTTAGCCGGACAGGGAAGCTCTCCACGAACCTACAGCAGTAGTTGTTGCACATCGGAGTGGCGTAAGCAGCCTCGAAAGAGACAAGGACGAGGACTGACATGAGTAGAGACCGAGGAGTCATAGCTGCCGCCTTCAGAGGAGAGTGAAGATGCTGCTGGTTCAGTAGTTGGAGAGATTCTCGGGCCCCTGGCAGGATAGATCTGCAGGATTTGCTGAAGAGCCAAGTGGAGGTAAGTGCACATATTTTGGCTTCATGTGGTGTCCTAATTTATAGCCAAATTAGGACAGTTACCTAAGGGAGGGGACTGACTGGAAGAGAAATGGTTAAACATGCTTCGTACAtgtgggggattttttttccagaaacatGCAGAACACAGGGGGTGCTCCTCCCATGGGCTGCTCATCATCTATTACCCTCAAGGAAAAAAACTTCTGACACAGCATTCATGGAATTTTGATATGACGTAATTTCTGTTGATATTCTctctttatttatgtttgataTGTGTGTTAATTAACTCAAAGAATAGTCAATATATTATTCACTCCATGTTATTAAAAAAGAGATACTGAATGtaatgattgaaaaaaagagACGTTTCAAAACAGATGATTGCTACTTCTATTGCTGTCAGTTATTAAGACAGAAATGATAAAATAGGATTTTCAGTTGactatgtgattaaaaaaaaggatttagataagtttaatttttgatttttactttttttatacATGCATGCACTAACTCAAAGTAGTACTGCTCCATTTTTACTCCTATCACTGTCATTTAAACAGTGCATTTATACTGTAGACAATAACCAGTCTCCTACCATTTTTAATGCCAATCATCACTACTCTAGTCCAGGTGTAGTCATTCTAAGGGAttctttaatgcaaaatataatGTGAAATCACACGAAGTGCACTAACCTACATTTTACTATTGCCTGCATACACTATAAA contains:
- the il10 gene encoding interleukin-10, which gives rise to MDILTFYLNRTGKNQHCKSCRSILPGARESLQLLNQQHLHSPLKAAAMTPRSLLMSVLVLVSFEAAYATPMCNNYCCRFVESFPVRLRRLRQDYSQIRDFYEANDDLDTALLDQSVENSFKTDFACHAMDSILDFYLSTVLPTALAGVTDEIRDLMPHVESIQQIFDALKSDVTQCRHYFSCKTQFDIKTLNSTYTQMESKGLYKAMGELDVLFNYIEVYLASKRHRNKEASARS